In Paraburkholderia bryophila, a single genomic region encodes these proteins:
- the gspG gene encoding type II secretion system major pseudopilin GspG yields MQLSTTRRTEIAGSRSRRQRGFTLIEIMVVIAILGILAALIVPKIMSRPDEARRVAAKQDIGTVMQAMKLYRLDNGRYPTQEQGLRALIEKPSTDPVPNNWKDGGYLERLPNDPWGNAYQYLNPGVHGEIDVFSYGADGKPGGEGNDADVGSWQ; encoded by the coding sequence ATGCAACTGTCGACCACTCGCCGCACTGAAATCGCGGGTTCGCGCAGCCGTCGTCAACGTGGATTCACGCTGATCGAAATCATGGTCGTGATCGCGATTCTGGGCATTCTCGCGGCATTGATCGTACCGAAGATCATGAGTCGTCCGGATGAAGCGCGGCGTGTTGCCGCGAAGCAGGACATCGGCACCGTGATGCAGGCCATGAAGCTCTACCGTCTCGACAACGGCCGTTATCCGACGCAGGAGCAAGGTTTGCGCGCGCTGATCGAAAAGCCGAGCACGGACCCGGTGCCGAACAACTGGAAGGACGGTGGTTATCTCGAACGTCTGCCGAACGATCCGTGGGGCAATGCCTATCAGTATCTGAATCCTGGCGTGCATGGTGAGATCGACGTGTTCAGCTATGGCGCGGACGGCAAGCCCGGCGGCGAAGGCAATGATGCCGACGTCGGGTCGTGGCAGTAA
- a CDS encoding general secretion pathway protein GspC has translation MNAIQIRLLSLALFAVFCATVTYWVITLSTLSGAPLPAAAAHAQVSTDQAATLFGGQLTRNANQDVHLFGILALTEGAAAIVSVGGEPPHAVSLGSALMQGATLGEVRARSIIINRNGAHSEVFLPTNPAGPTIYVR, from the coding sequence ATGAACGCTATCCAAATCCGCCTTCTGTCGCTCGCACTGTTCGCCGTGTTTTGCGCGACGGTGACCTACTGGGTCATCACGCTCAGCACGTTGTCCGGTGCGCCGTTGCCCGCTGCCGCTGCGCACGCGCAGGTCTCGACCGACCAGGCCGCCACGCTGTTCGGCGGACAGCTCACGCGCAACGCCAATCAAGACGTGCATCTGTTCGGCATCCTCGCTTTGACGGAAGGCGCCGCCGCCATCGTCAGCGTCGGCGGCGAACCGCCGCACGCGGTGTCGCTCGGTAGCGCGCTGATGCAAGGCGCCACGCTCGGCGAAGTCCGCGCCCGCTCCATCATCATCAACCGCAATGGCGCGCATTCCGAAGTATTTCTGCCGACCAATCCTGCAGGTCCCACGATCTACGTTCGCTAA
- the gspF gene encoding type II secretion system inner membrane protein GspF has product MPAFRFEAIDAAGKAQKGVLDADSARGARTNLRSQGLTPLVVEPAASRTRGERNQRLSLGRRLSQREQAILTRQLASLLIAGLPLDEALSVLTEQSERDYIRELMASIRAEVLGGHSLANALTQHPKDFPEIYRALVAAGEHTGKLGLVLSRLADYIEQRNALKQKIVLAFTYPTIVTIIAFGIVTFLLSYVVPQVVNVFASTKQQLPILTIMMMALSGFVRHWWWAMLIGVVVIAYLVRSILRQPGPRLAFDRWLLTAPLLGKLVRGYNTVRFASTLGILTAAGVPILRALQAAAETLSNNAMRENIDDAIVRVREGTSLSRALGNTKTFPPVLVHLIRSGEATGDVTTMLDRAAEGEASELERRTMFLTSLLEPLLILAMGGVVLVIVLAVMLPIIELNNLVQ; this is encoded by the coding sequence ATGCCGGCATTTCGTTTCGAAGCGATCGACGCGGCGGGCAAGGCGCAAAAAGGCGTGCTCGACGCGGACAGCGCGCGCGGCGCGCGAACCAATCTACGCTCGCAGGGACTGACGCCGCTCGTCGTCGAACCGGCGGCGTCGCGCACGCGCGGCGAACGCAATCAGCGGCTGTCGCTCGGGCGGCGTTTGTCGCAGCGCGAACAGGCAATCCTCACGCGGCAACTCGCGAGTCTGCTGATTGCCGGGCTGCCGCTCGACGAAGCGCTCTCCGTGCTGACCGAGCAATCGGAGCGCGACTACATTCGCGAGCTGATGGCGTCGATTCGCGCGGAAGTGCTCGGCGGCCATTCGCTCGCCAATGCACTGACGCAGCATCCGAAAGATTTTCCCGAGATTTATCGCGCGCTGGTCGCGGCGGGTGAACACACCGGCAAGCTCGGTCTCGTGCTGTCGCGGCTCGCCGACTACATCGAGCAACGCAACGCGCTCAAGCAGAAGATCGTGCTCGCGTTCACGTATCCGACGATCGTCACGATCATCGCATTCGGCATCGTCACGTTTCTGTTGAGCTACGTGGTGCCGCAGGTGGTGAACGTGTTCGCCAGCACCAAGCAGCAGTTGCCGATTCTCACCATCATGATGATGGCGTTGTCCGGTTTCGTGCGGCACTGGTGGTGGGCGATGCTGATCGGCGTGGTCGTGATCGCGTATCTGGTCCGCTCGATTCTGAGGCAGCCCGGCCCGCGTCTCGCGTTCGACCGCTGGCTGTTGACCGCACCCCTGCTCGGCAAACTCGTGCGCGGGTATAACACCGTGCGCTTTGCCAGCACGCTGGGCATTCTGACCGCGGCGGGCGTGCCGATTCTGCGCGCGCTGCAAGCCGCCGCCGAAACGCTCAGCAACAATGCGATGCGCGAGAACATCGACGATGCGATCGTGCGGGTGCGCGAAGGCACGTCGCTGTCGCGTGCGCTCGGCAATACGAAGACGTTTCCGCCGGTGCTGGTTCACCTGATCCGTTCGGGCGAAGCGACCGGCGACGTGACGACCATGCTCGACCGTGCGGCCGAAGGCGAAGCGAGCGAACTGGAGCGTCGCACGATGTTCCTGACAAGCCTGCTGGAGCCGTTGCTGATTCTGGCGATGGGGGGCGTGGTGCTGGTGATCGTGCTGGCGGTGATGCTGCCGATCATCGAGTTGAACAACCTGGTGCAGTAA
- the gspE gene encoding type II secretion system ATPase GspE, which translates to MSTPSTPPSASRAAASTQASALPGGSAAELAERSAPSPLAARLVPYGFARSGQILVAHQHPDSLEVWISERTSEAALAEVTRNFGAVSVVRLSADELAQAINQAYARQDGSAAQVVGEVEGEVDLSRLMQDIPEVEDLLESEDDAPIIRMINALLTQAAREQASDIHIEPFETSSVVRFRVDGTLRDVVRPKKALHGALISRIKIMAQLDIAEKRLPQDGRITLRVGGRPVDVRVSTLPTGHGERAVLRLLEKDASRLNLEALGMGRDTLVKFDKLIGKPHGIVLVTGPTGSGKTTTLYAAMSRLETATTNIMTVEDPIEYDLSGIGQTQVNERIGMTFARALRSILRQDPDVIMIGEIRDLETAQIAVQASLTGHLVLATLHTNDAASAVTRLTDMGVEPYLLASSLLGVLAQRLVRRLCPVCREERTEEDGSVRWHPVGCDKCGQSGYAGRRGVYELLLIDDGIRSLVHRNAADSEILTAGRAQGMRTLREDADRWLESGLTSLEEVIRVTGGA; encoded by the coding sequence GTGAGCACGCCGTCCACGCCGCCGTCAGCGTCGCGTGCTGCTGCGTCGACTCAAGCGTCGGCGCTGCCGGGCGGCAGCGCCGCTGAACTCGCCGAACGCAGCGCGCCCTCGCCGCTCGCCGCTCGCCTCGTGCCGTACGGCTTCGCGCGCAGCGGCCAGATTCTGGTGGCGCATCAGCATCCCGATAGCCTCGAAGTCTGGATCAGCGAACGCACCAGCGAAGCTGCGCTCGCCGAAGTGACACGCAACTTCGGCGCGGTATCGGTCGTGCGTTTGTCGGCCGATGAACTCGCGCAGGCGATCAATCAGGCATACGCACGCCAGGACGGCAGCGCGGCGCAAGTGGTCGGCGAAGTGGAAGGCGAAGTCGATCTGTCGCGCTTGATGCAGGACATTCCCGAGGTCGAGGATCTGCTCGAATCGGAAGACGACGCGCCGATCATCCGCATGATCAACGCGCTGCTGACGCAAGCGGCGCGCGAACAGGCGTCGGATATTCACATCGAGCCGTTCGAGACTTCGTCGGTGGTGCGCTTTCGGGTGGACGGCACGCTGCGCGATGTGGTGCGGCCGAAGAAAGCGCTGCACGGCGCGCTGATCTCGCGGATCAAGATCATGGCGCAGCTCGATATCGCCGAAAAGCGTCTGCCGCAAGATGGCCGGATCACGCTGCGCGTGGGCGGACGTCCGGTCGACGTGCGAGTGTCGACGTTGCCGACGGGCCACGGCGAACGCGCGGTGCTGCGTCTGCTGGAAAAAGATGCATCGCGGTTGAACCTCGAAGCGCTCGGCATGGGGCGTGACACGCTCGTCAAATTCGACAAGTTGATCGGCAAGCCGCACGGCATCGTGCTGGTGACAGGCCCGACCGGTTCGGGTAAGACGACCACGCTGTATGCGGCGATGTCGCGGCTCGAAACGGCAACCACCAACATCATGACGGTCGAAGACCCGATCGAATACGACCTGTCCGGCATCGGCCAGACGCAGGTCAACGAACGGATCGGCATGACCTTCGCGCGGGCGCTGCGCTCGATTCTGCGGCAGGACCCGGACGTCATCATGATCGGTGAAATCCGCGACCTCGAAACCGCGCAGATCGCGGTACAGGCCTCGCTGACGGGCCACCTCGTGCTCGCCACCTTGCACACGAACGACGCGGCATCCGCCGTCACGCGTTTGACCGATATGGGCGTCGAACCGTATCTGCTGGCGTCGTCGCTGCTCGGCGTGCTGGCGCAGCGGCTGGTGCGGCGTCTGTGTCCGGTGTGCCGCGAAGAGCGCACCGAAGAAGACGGCAGCGTGCGCTGGCATCCGGTGGGTTGCGACAAGTGCGGGCAGTCCGGTTATGCGGGACGGCGCGGCGTGTACGAACTGCTGCTGATCGACGACGGGATCCGCTCGCTGGTTCACCGCAACGCCGCCGATTCGGAAATTCTCACGGCAGGCCGTGCGCAAGGTATGCGCACGCTGCGCGAGGACGCGGACCGTTGGCTCGAATCGGGGCTGACGTCACTCGAAGAAGTGATCCGCGTAACGGGCGGAGCGTAA
- the gspD gene encoding type II secretion system secretin GspD: protein MALRRVATALLVAGLITAQTAQAQVTLNFVNADIDQVAKAIGAATGKTIIVDPRVKGQLNLVSENAVPEEQALKTLQSALRMQGFALVQDHGVLKVVPEADAKLQGVPTYVGNTPVARGDQVITQVFVLKNESANNLLPVLRPLISPNNTVAAYPANNTIVVTDYADNVRRIAQIIAGVDTAAGQSVSVVPLKNANALDIAQQLTKMLDPGAIGSTDATLKVQITADPRTNSLLIRASNGGRLAAAKTLAKELDAPTSMPGNIHVVPLRNADATKLAKTLRGMLGKGDTGSSASSNEANSFNQNGSGGGGGGFGNNSTGNSGTPPLPSGGLGGGGSLGSSLGGGGGGSGANGGSGSGGLLGGDKDKGDDNQPGGMIQADSASNSLIITAAEPVYRNLRAVIDQLDERRAQVYIEALIVELNSTTNANLGIQWQVANSSIYAGTNLATGNSNSIINLTAGAAAAAATAGSGGLAGALASGSGLQQGLNVGWIHNIFGVQGLGALLQALSQTADANVLSTPNLITLDNEEAKIVVGTNVPIQTGSYSNLTSGSTSSAFNTYDRVDVGLTLHIKPQITDGGILKLQLYTEDSAIVTGTTNATTNPAGPQFTKRSIQSTVLADNGEIIVLGGLMQDNYQVSNSKVPLLGDIPWVGQLFRSEQKTRVKTNLMVFLRPVIISDRSTAQAVTSNRYDYIQGVQGAYKSDNRLIKDNDDPVMPPIPLGPSQGAPAATNLFDLDQMRRQQMTRPPLVLPTPANGGAVQSNPVPSNNGAVQSGPVPTTTPSTAAPGVQP, encoded by the coding sequence ATGGCTTTGCGTCGCGTCGCAACGGCGCTGCTGGTGGCTGGCTTGATCACCGCGCAGACAGCACAGGCACAGGTGACACTGAACTTCGTGAACGCTGACATCGACCAGGTGGCCAAGGCGATCGGCGCGGCCACCGGTAAAACGATCATCGTCGACCCGCGTGTGAAGGGGCAGTTGAACCTGGTGTCGGAAAATGCAGTGCCTGAAGAACAGGCACTGAAGACCTTGCAATCCGCCTTGCGTATGCAGGGTTTCGCTTTGGTCCAGGACCACGGCGTACTGAAGGTCGTACCGGAGGCCGACGCCAAGCTGCAAGGCGTGCCGACCTACGTCGGCAATACGCCGGTCGCGCGTGGCGATCAGGTGATCACGCAGGTGTTCGTGCTGAAGAACGAATCGGCCAATAACCTGCTGCCGGTGCTGCGTCCGCTGATCTCGCCGAACAACACCGTGGCCGCTTACCCGGCCAACAATACGATCGTCGTCACCGATTACGCCGACAACGTACGCCGCATCGCGCAGATCATCGCGGGCGTGGATACGGCAGCGGGCCAGTCGGTGTCGGTCGTGCCGTTGAAGAACGCGAACGCGCTCGACATCGCGCAGCAACTGACCAAGATGCTGGACCCCGGCGCGATCGGCAGCACCGACGCAACGCTGAAGGTGCAGATCACCGCTGACCCGCGCACCAACTCGCTGCTGATCCGCGCGTCGAACGGCGGGCGCCTCGCGGCCGCGAAGACGCTGGCGAAAGAGCTCGACGCGCCGACCTCGATGCCGGGCAACATCCACGTCGTGCCGCTGCGCAACGCGGACGCGACCAAGCTCGCGAAGACTCTCCGCGGCATGCTCGGTAAGGGCGACACAGGTTCGTCGGCCAGCTCGAACGAAGCCAATTCGTTCAACCAGAACGGCAGTGGCGGTGGTGGCGGCGGCTTTGGCAACAATTCGACGGGCAACTCTGGTACGCCGCCGTTGCCCTCGGGCGGACTCGGCGGTGGTGGCTCGCTGGGGTCGTCGCTGGGCGGTGGCGGCGGTGGGTCGGGCGCGAACGGCGGCTCAGGTTCAGGCGGCCTGCTCGGCGGCGATAAGGACAAGGGCGACGACAATCAGCCCGGTGGCATGATTCAGGCGGATTCTGCATCGAACTCGCTGATCATCACGGCGGCCGAGCCGGTGTACCGCAATCTGCGTGCAGTGATCGACCAGCTCGATGAGCGGCGTGCGCAGGTCTATATTGAAGCGCTGATTGTCGAACTGAACTCGACCACGAACGCCAATCTCGGCATTCAGTGGCAGGTGGCGAACAGTTCGATCTATGCCGGTACCAACCTGGCGACCGGCAACAGCAACAGCATTATCAATCTGACGGCCGGGGCTGCAGCCGCCGCCGCGACCGCGGGTAGTGGTGGCCTTGCCGGTGCGCTCGCAAGCGGGTCCGGGCTGCAGCAGGGGCTTAACGTTGGCTGGATCCACAATATTTTCGGTGTGCAGGGACTCGGCGCGTTGCTGCAGGCGCTGTCGCAGACCGCTGACGCGAATGTGCTGTCCACGCCTAACCTCATCACGCTCGACAATGAGGAAGCCAAGATCGTCGTCGGGACGAACGTGCCGATCCAGACCGGCTCGTACTCGAACCTCACCAGTGGCAGCACAAGCTCGGCATTCAATACCTACGACCGCGTCGATGTCGGTCTGACGCTGCACATCAAGCCGCAGATCACCGACGGCGGCATTCTTAAGCTGCAGCTCTACACTGAAGACTCGGCGATCGTGACCGGCACCACCAACGCGACGACCAACCCGGCCGGCCCGCAGTTCACCAAGCGCTCGATCCAGTCGACGGTGCTCGCCGATAACGGCGAGATCATCGTGCTCGGCGGTTTGATGCAGGACAACTACCAGGTCAGCAACAGCAAGGTGCCGTTGCTCGGCGATATTCCGTGGGTCGGCCAGTTGTTCCGTTCGGAACAGAAGACCCGGGTGAAGACCAACCTGATGGTGTTCCTGCGTCCGGTGATCATCAGCGATCGCAGCACCGCGCAGGCCGTGACGTCGAACCGTTACGACTACATCCAGGGCGTGCAGGGCGCGTACAAGTCGGACAATCGCCTGATCAAGGACAACGACGATCCGGTGATGCCGCCGATACCGCTCGGCCCGAGCCAGGGCGCTCCGGCGGCGACGAACCTGTTCGATCTCGACCAGATGCGTCGCCAGCAGATGACGCGGCCACCGCTTGTCTTGCCCACGCCGGCTAATGGTGGCGCGGTGCAGAGCAATCCGGTGCCGTCCAACAACGGCGCGGTGCAAAGCGGCCCGGTGCCGACGACGACGCCGTCGACCGCAGCGCCCGGAGTGCAGCCGTGA
- a CDS encoding lytic transglycosylase domain-containing protein, with amino-acid sequence MKRAFVTVVAGLAVLVAAGQARADCFDEAAKYQKVNPLILRAIAWQESHNRPDAQHKNANGSTDYGVMQINSIHLPVLAQYGISQGTLMEPCKNVYIAAWHLRRQMNKYGNTWQAIGAYHSETPALRDKYAMQIAAILRKWNLMPAAR; translated from the coding sequence ATGAAACGAGCCTTCGTCACTGTCGTCGCAGGACTTGCCGTGCTGGTCGCAGCAGGGCAGGCGCGCGCCGATTGTTTCGACGAAGCGGCGAAGTATCAGAAGGTCAATCCGTTGATTCTGCGCGCCATTGCGTGGCAGGAGTCGCACAACCGGCCCGATGCCCAACACAAGAACGCCAACGGCTCGACCGACTACGGCGTTATGCAGATCAATTCGATTCATCTGCCGGTGCTCGCGCAATACGGCATCTCGCAAGGCACGCTGATGGAGCCGTGCAAGAACGTCTACATCGCGGCGTGGCATCTGCGCCGTCAGATGAACAAGTACGGCAATACCTGGCAAGCGATCGGCGCGTACCACTCGGAAACGCCGGCGCTGCGTGATAAGTATGCGATGCAGATCGCCGCGATCCTGCGCAAGTGGAATCTGATGCCGGCCGCACGCTAA
- a CDS encoding GTP-binding protein, protein MNQPLLPVTVLSGFLGAGKTTLLNHILANRAGLRVAVIVNDLAAVNIDATLVRDAAALSHVEEQLVELSNGCICCTLRDDLLKEIKRLAGEQRFDAILIESTGVAEPMPIAETFTFVDDDGASLSDVARLDTMVTVVDAFNFLRDYGSADALAERGIAATEEDDRTLVELLIEQIEFCDVLVVNKADLVSADELTRLQRILARINPRAVQVVSRFGEVPLAEVLNTGRFDFDEASSAPGWLASLNHEHDHEHGHAHHGEADEFGIGNFIYRARRPFHPERLWALLHQEWKGVLRSKGFFWLATRNDIAGSLSQAGGACRHGPAGMWWAAQDRSEWPDGDDELAAEIAADWHGDPDDLSIGDRRQELVMIGVGIEPAVWKAKFDACLLNDEEYALGPQAWQQFTDPFPTWDFDEDDHDHDHHGHDHGHDHHGHDHDGHGHGHGEIIHRHD, encoded by the coding sequence ATGAACCAGCCGCTATTGCCCGTCACCGTGCTCTCCGGTTTTCTGGGCGCCGGCAAGACCACGCTCCTGAATCACATCCTCGCGAATCGCGCCGGCTTGCGCGTCGCCGTGATCGTCAACGATCTGGCCGCCGTCAATATCGACGCCACGCTCGTGCGTGACGCCGCCGCGCTCTCGCATGTCGAAGAGCAACTGGTCGAACTATCGAACGGCTGCATCTGCTGCACGCTGCGCGACGACTTGCTGAAAGAGATCAAGCGTCTTGCCGGCGAACAGCGCTTCGACGCGATCCTGATCGAATCGACCGGCGTGGCCGAGCCCATGCCGATCGCCGAGACCTTCACCTTCGTCGACGACGACGGCGCGTCGCTCTCCGACGTCGCGCGGCTCGATACGATGGTGACCGTGGTCGACGCGTTCAACTTCCTGCGCGACTATGGTTCCGCCGACGCGCTTGCCGAGCGTGGCATTGCCGCGACCGAAGAAGACGATCGCACGCTGGTCGAGTTGCTGATCGAGCAGATCGAGTTCTGCGACGTGCTGGTCGTGAACAAGGCCGACCTCGTCAGCGCCGACGAGCTCACGCGTCTGCAACGCATCCTCGCCCGGATCAACCCGCGCGCGGTTCAAGTGGTCAGCCGTTTCGGCGAAGTGCCGCTCGCGGAAGTGCTGAACACCGGGCGCTTCGATTTCGACGAAGCGTCGAGCGCGCCGGGCTGGCTGGCCTCGCTGAATCACGAACATGATCACGAGCACGGTCATGCGCATCACGGTGAAGCGGACGAATTCGGCATCGGCAATTTCATTTACCGGGCGCGCCGGCCGTTTCATCCGGAGCGTCTGTGGGCGCTGCTGCATCAGGAGTGGAAGGGCGTTCTGCGCAGCAAAGGCTTCTTCTGGCTGGCGACGCGTAACGATATCGCCGGTTCGCTGTCGCAAGCCGGCGGCGCTTGCCGGCATGGTCCGGCGGGCATGTGGTGGGCAGCGCAGGACCGCAGCGAATGGCCGGACGGCGACGACGAGCTGGCCGCGGAAATCGCCGCCGACTGGCACGGCGATCCGGACGATCTGAGCATCGGCGACCGCCGCCAGGAACTGGTGATGATCGGCGTCGGCATCGAACCGGCGGTGTGGAAGGCGAAGTTCGACGCCTGCCTGCTGAACGACGAAGAATATGCGTTGGGACCGCAAGCGTGGCAGCAGTTCACGGATCCGTTCCCGACATGGGACTTCGATGAAGACGACCACGATCACGATCACCATGGGCATGACCACGGTCACGACCACCACGGCCACGATCATGACGGCCACGGCCACGGCCACGGCGAAATCATCCACCGTCACGACTAG
- a CDS encoding HU family DNA-binding protein, translated as MNKQELIDAVAGQTGASKAQTGETLDTLLEVIKKSVSKGDAVQLIGFGSFGSGKRAARTGRNPKTGESIKIPAAKTVKFTAGKAFKDAVNKR; from the coding sequence ATGAACAAACAGGAACTGATCGACGCCGTCGCAGGACAGACGGGCGCCAGCAAGGCTCAAACCGGTGAAACGTTGGACACGTTGCTTGAAGTGATCAAGAAGTCTGTGTCGAAGGGCGACGCGGTCCAGTTGATCGGCTTCGGTAGCTTCGGTTCGGGCAAGCGCGCAGCACGTACGGGTCGTAACCCCAAGACCGGCGAATCTATCAAGATCCCGGCCGCCAAGACCGTCAAGTTCACGGCTGGTAAGGCGTTCAAGGACGCAGTCAACAAGCGCTAA
- the mnmC gene encoding bifunctional tRNA (5-methylaminomethyl-2-thiouridine)(34)-methyltransferase MnmD/FAD-dependent 5-carboxymethylaminomethyl-2-thiouridine(34) oxidoreductase MnmC, whose protein sequence is MTDPLIPAVVAFRDNGSLYSPLYNDIYHSVVGGLEQSQYVFLRGNALPERWQKRRVFTVLETGFGMGINFLMTWAAWRADPARCERLHFVSTEKHPFILDDLRSVYAKTLSDPTIAALAETLADAWPMLVPGTHRLEFDDGRVVLTLVFGDAIESLPALRLRADAFYLDGFAPAKNPELWTPAIFKSLARLAGDGATFATYSSAGDIKRALTQCGFEYRKVDGFGWKRAMLVGHFAPRWRVRRYEPPAPLAVEERHAVVIGAGLAGCAVIERLAARGWRVTSLERHASVAQDASGNPAGVFHPMISRDDSVASRVTRAGFLYTLRRWAALERLGHPLLRGAPGLLQIAADDEEARSISDAIAAFGYPSEYVTPVSAQDAQKLAGMPLARGGWFFPHGGWIDPASLCAAQCAAAGSLLERRFGVDVARIERDGDQWTVFDTSGQAVARAPVVIVASAHHAARIAGLRHAPTRSIRGQLTLLPAGTVAPLALPVIGEGYAVPLADGVTLTGATYELDDPDTSLRADGHLENLERVARMLPAFAGVASLEAQASQAAQAVQTPSAALTGRVAFRCVTSDRMPMIGQLADETLAARDAQRLRGAWPLDLPRMDGLYGAFAYGSRGLVWAALGAELIASQIEGEPWPIERDLAEDIDPARFLLRALRQGTVS, encoded by the coding sequence ATGACCGATCCGCTGATCCCCGCTGTCGTCGCTTTTCGCGACAACGGCTCGCTTTATTCACCGCTCTATAACGACATCTATCACAGCGTCGTGGGCGGTCTCGAACAATCCCAATACGTTTTTCTGCGCGGTAACGCGTTGCCGGAACGATGGCAAAAGCGCCGTGTTTTCACCGTGCTCGAAACCGGTTTCGGCATGGGCATCAACTTTCTGATGACTTGGGCCGCGTGGCGCGCCGATCCGGCGCGCTGCGAGCGGCTGCATTTCGTGTCGACCGAGAAGCATCCGTTCATTCTGGACGATCTGCGCAGCGTCTACGCAAAGACCCTCTCCGACCCGACCATTGCCGCGTTGGCGGAAACGCTCGCCGACGCCTGGCCGATGCTGGTTCCGGGCACGCACCGGCTCGAATTCGACGACGGCCGTGTCGTGCTCACGCTGGTATTCGGCGACGCAATCGAGAGCTTGCCGGCGTTGAGACTGCGCGCCGACGCGTTCTATCTGGACGGTTTCGCACCGGCCAAAAACCCCGAACTCTGGACCCCGGCGATCTTCAAGTCGCTCGCGCGCCTGGCGGGCGACGGCGCGACCTTCGCCACTTACAGCAGCGCCGGCGACATCAAGCGCGCGTTGACGCAATGCGGCTTCGAGTACCGCAAGGTAGACGGCTTCGGGTGGAAACGGGCGATGCTGGTCGGCCATTTCGCGCCGCGCTGGCGTGTGCGGCGTTATGAACCGCCCGCGCCGCTCGCGGTAGAAGAACGGCACGCGGTCGTAATCGGCGCCGGGCTCGCGGGCTGCGCGGTGATCGAGCGGCTCGCCGCGCGCGGCTGGCGCGTGACGTCGCTGGAGCGGCATGCGTCGGTGGCGCAAGACGCGTCGGGCAATCCTGCCGGCGTGTTCCATCCCATGATTTCGCGCGACGACAGCGTCGCGTCGCGCGTGACGCGCGCGGGCTTTCTGTACACGCTCAGGCGCTGGGCCGCGCTCGAACGGCTCGGCCACCCACTGTTGCGCGGCGCGCCAGGCCTGTTGCAAATCGCCGCAGACGACGAAGAAGCCCGTTCGATCAGCGACGCGATCGCCGCGTTCGGCTATCCGTCCGAGTACGTGACGCCCGTGTCGGCGCAAGACGCGCAAAAACTGGCCGGCATGCCGCTAGCACGCGGCGGCTGGTTCTTTCCACACGGCGGCTGGATCGACCCGGCTTCGCTGTGCGCCGCACAATGCGCCGCGGCGGGCAGCTTGCTCGAACGGCGCTTTGGCGTGGACGTCGCGCGAATCGAACGGGATGGCGACCAATGGACCGTGTTCGACACGTCGGGGCAGGCGGTGGCGCGCGCGCCGGTGGTGATCGTCGCGAGTGCGCACCATGCAGCGCGCATCGCCGGTTTGCGGCATGCGCCGACGCGCAGCATCCGCGGCCAATTGACCTTGCTGCCGGCCGGTACGGTCGCGCCGCTGGCGCTGCCGGTGATCGGTGAAGGCTATGCGGTGCCGCTCGCCGACGGCGTCACGCTGACCGGCGCGACCTACGAGCTGGATGATCCCGACACATCGCTGCGTGCGGACGGCCATCTGGAAAACCTCGAGCGCGTGGCGCGGATGCTGCCGGCGTTTGCAGGCGTTGCGTCCCTGGAGGCTCAAGCCTCACAAGCCGCTCAAGCTGTACAGACGCCGTCGGCCGCGTTGACCGGCCGCGTCGCGTTCCGCTGCGTCACCAGCGACCGCATGCCGATGATCGGCCAACTCGCCGACGAAACCCTCGCAGCGCGCGACGCCCAACGCCTGCGTGGTGCCTGGCCGCTCGACCTGCCGCGCATGGACGGCTTGTACGGCGCCTTCGCCTACGGTTCCCGCGGCCTGGTGTGGGCAGCGCTCGGCGCGGAACTGATCGCGTCGCAGATCGAAGGCGAGCCGTGGCCAATCGAACGGGATCTGGCCGAGGACATCGATCCGGCTCGCTTCCTCTTGCGAGCATTGCGTCAGGGCACCGTGAGTTAA